TTTTCCCAAGTATGTGTTTTGTCTCCCAGTGTGTATATAGCTATTTCAAACTCTTGAGTTCCTCTCTACCCCCCTACACCACACTCCTTGCTATCAATAGCTGTTAACAATTGCAACATCAGAGGGAGACGTAAGTAATGAAATGGAACTGTTTCTCAACTTCTTGTCATCATTCGCACAAAACTACTTCTGCAcactattcttttccatttttgaggGGGTTGGTGAGGTGGGTGgtggtgttctttttcttttctttaaagttttttatttttctatttttttttggtggtgttctTTTTCTAATGTCTACATTATAATTTGATTCCCAAACTCTTTTGTATCCATATTCTTCCTCTACTAATTTATTCAATATTTCccctcaatttaaaaacaagatgTATGCAAAAACATCGCTAGTGACCTTTGACTTCTCTTCCTTTAATTTTAATCCATTAACCCCCATTCTTCTCTGCATCTCTTCAGTACTAAATATCTTGGAAGGTCATTCACTTTGTCTTTagtatttatatatcatatatatatatgatatatatatatatatatgatatatatatataattatcgtATTCTGAAATTCATCTTCAGTGTAATTACTCATAATAATACAATTATATCATTCCAAATTCACAGCTAGCTATCTCCTTCTTTCCAAAGGGAATGAAAACATGTTTTATGAACATATCCATAATACCAGACACCTCTGACATTAGCTTCATTATGAAAAccattgcttttgtttgtttgtttttgattccaGTCACCAGAATCCGCTGGggtttttccccatcttttcacACTCCACTTGACTCCCCCTGGTAGCTCTGCCTCCTGTGTTTATGCTTTAAATAACTATTATTTTGCAAGCTCTTTCCTAAGCCAACTCCTGTAATTTTTGCATACTCTTGTGGGGGCGTTCACATCTGATGCTATGGGgacaattttcattttcatgatgtTGATGCAGAAGTCTAAATTTCTAGGCCAGACTTTTCCTCTGAACTCTAGGTATATATTGAAGAGATTCCCAGATATCTTCATTTAGATATTCCCAAGATACCTGTTTAACATATTCAAAATAGAATTCAAAACCCATCATATCCTAATCATATGCCTTGGAGCATGTATTTTCTAACTCATTGAATGATATCATCTTCCAACCAATTATCCAGGTAAAAAACTAAGAATACACATTTCATATATCCCTCTAACTTTCACTAATACATAGTTATTTCTTCAATACTACCAatgatttaatcttttttttttcccccatagctGTCTATTTCTAATTTAGGTCTCTATCACAACTTTCTGGATTACTGTCTTCTAATATTTATCTTACCCACCAGTCATACCACCTTTTCTCTGCACATAGCAATTTAGTGTACTTTCTGTCATGCAAATCTTAGCTTGCTATTTTCCATTGACCACAGGCTGGAGTCCAAACTTCTTGATATAGCTAATTCAACTTTTGATTAAAAaaccataaccaaaaaaaaaaaaaagaagaaaaacaaaactaaaaacaaaacaccttctGTGCACACTAGTCTCACCTCTTGTGACATGTTTCAGGTAATCTCCATGCTCCAGCCATTACTTGTACTGTCAGTTCTTAAATGTGAACATGGATTTTTGTACATAGTTGAAGCAGAATACTCCCTTTATCATTATACCTCTAGATGGCTACTATCCACAGATCTCAGGtaacattttgttttctcctaggggtgtttcattttctctcaaGTGCTATAGCCAGTAATTTGTTCACAGGTTAATTTGTAACTTACTCTAAATTTCAAATTCTTGGTGAACAAAGTTattttccactccctctccataTGTAGTAGGACTTAACAATTCAATTAGTAGAAGTCCCAAATATACTAGAGGAATAATGGAACAAATAAATACAGGTTTTATGTCACTCCTTACCCTTTTTTACTCCCTCAGTTGCACTGATTTTTCCCCACTATCTGCTGACTTTATGTGACCCATGGCAAAGTCAAAAAGAAGTCTGATGTATCATGAGGCTAACTCTGTGAAtgccaaaaatatttaacatcactTAAGTGTGGTAAGTATGTTCTGTATTATTTCTTGGCCCCTTTAGACTATTCCCTTGTACTATGTCATTTTAAGCAATTACTGAACAAAACATGTCTCACAAGCATGAACAATTATGTTATAGCTAACCTTTTGGGAACCAGTTTGCTAAACAGGCAAGGAACAATCAATTAAAATTTCAGATAATTATATTGAAATTAAGTGTAATAAAGTATTGATAACTAACGACAGACTATTTTAACACATGGGAAAataactcagaaaatatttaactgTTTTTATTTACCTCATATAATTTTGTATGGGCtttattaaattttgaattttaacaagAGGTCCTGGTGTGCattaaataagtgaattaatTTTTGCTATTGGTCTTTACAAAACTACCAAGTAATGATTTAGATTTCAACAAAGATCTGACCATATATCTGAAATTAAATAATCTATTGACTTGTGAGGAAGTAGAAAacttatattcacacaaaaaaatacgtgaatatttatagcaactttattaaTAATCATTAAAGCTTGGAAGCAATGAAAATGTCCTTtggttgatgaatgaataaactatggtacatcaggcaatgaaacattattcagagctaaaaagaaatgagctatcaagctgtgaaaagacagaagaggatTAAATACATGTTCCTAattaaaagaagccaatctgaaaaagctaCCAAGACTATGATATTCTGGAAAGCAAAACAATGGAggcaataaaaagatcagtgtttTCCAGTGGTTAGGGTGGTGTTTGGGAGATGAATAGACAGAGCAGAGAggattattagagaaaggaaaatactctGTATAATATTacaatgggaagttcccaggtaggggttgaatcggagctacagctgcctgcctacaccacagccacagcaatggaggatccaagctgtttctgttACCTACACTGTAgatcacagcaatgacagattcttaaccgactgaacaaggccaggaggtgaacccaaatcctcacagataaGGTTGGTTTCATAActtactgaaccacaatgggaactctcaagttATTACACATTTATCCAAACCCACAGTATACCCAACACAAAGCATGAACCTTAAggtaaattatggactttgggTAACTATGGTGCATTAATGCAGATCTACAGTaacaaatattccattttgttaGATAACGTGGAGGTTATGCACATGTGTCAATAGTGGGTATGAGAGAATCTTGGTACCTCCTTCTCAGTTttattgtaaacctaaaactgctctaaaaagttatcttttaaagaatGTTCAACCATAGTAATAAGGATATTGTTAAGTGAAGAGTAAGGTCATTTTTTAGGCAGTTTAAAACCCAAACACTTCAACCATGAGCCTCATATTTTTCCTCCAGTTCAATCACGAAAGAAAATCTTACCTGATATTTGTACTATTTGCATAGTTCATGTATCTCAAGATAGTCTAAAATTATGAATGTCACAGTGAAATAAGATAAAGTTGTAATTTTAAGGTACTTGATTCTTCACTGCTATTGTTGAAGTATCTCTGAGAATGGATGAGTTTTATCTctgtcttttctatgtttttttttttttttggtgtttagggctgcacccacagcatatggaatttcccagggtaggggtcaaatcagagctatagttgcccgcctacaccatagccacagcaacaccagatccaagctctctctgtggcctacaccacagctctgacaacggcagatccccaacccactgagcaaggccagggatggaaactgcatcctcattactagtgggatttatttcttctttgccataacaggaactccttatctctttcttttcaaaatcaaTGATTAGGCCaacaaaaatttatgaaatatttactttgtaaGTCAAACCAGATAGTACCCATTTTTGAGAGATCAGAAAAACTGAATACCAGAGGATATGGATTTCTACCCTAATTGGTGCTGTACTACTCCCCAAgcttttatttcctatttcttcattcTATATCCATCATTTTTTTAGTAACAACACAATCATCAATGATGACTAGAATGCACTTTTTcgataatttttttcaaagcattttttacCTCCTGATTCCTCAAGCTGTAGATCAATGGGTTTAGCATGGGAATCACTATTGAATAGAATACTGAGGCAAATTTGTCTTTACCTAGTGAGTGGCTTGACTTGGGCTGCAGGTACATAAAACTGAGAGTCCCATAATATATAGTAATAGAAAGTAAGTGAGAGGCACAGGTAGAAAAGGCTTTCTGTCTTCCTACAGAAGAAGGGATCCTTAAGATGGCAAAGACAATGAATACATAGGATATGAGAACAATAATAAGAGAACAAAAAACATTGAACCCTGCAATGAATAACACCATCAGTTCTTTGAATCGCGTGTCAGAGCAGGCCAGAGCAATCAAGGGCACGTCATCACAGTAGAACTGATTGATCACATTAGAGTCACAGAAGGACATGTGGAAGGTAGCCACTGCTTGGACGAGTCCCACAGTGAACCCATAAATATAAGAGCTTGTGACCATTTGAATGCAGAGCTTCCTAGGCATGAGAACTACATAGAGTAATGGATGGCAGATGGCCAGATAACGATCATAAGCCATGACAGACAGCATCAATAGTTCCCAAACTGAAAATGTGATAAAGCAACACACTTGAGTGGCACATGCATAAAACGACACACTTTTAATTTCACGTAAAGAGTTTACAAGGGTGTTGGGAGTGATGGAAGAAGTAccataaaaatcaacaaaagccaggtgacagaggaaaaaatacatgggtgtATGAAGTTGAGGACTGATTTGAATTAGCACAATCAAACCAAGATTTCCCAAGGCGGCAACCAAGTACATCAGTAGGAAAACACAAGAGAGAATGGCTTCAAGCTCTGGATTATCTGTGAGACCCAAAAGGATGAACTCAGTGATCGTTGAATAATTGCCTTTTGCCATGAAATAGATATACAATTTAACAATAAACTCCTCCAGAACACACACTCAGAATAATCTTTACTCTGTAAGAAGTAACCCACTTAGTGTGAGAAGATAGCTCTGGCTCTCCAGGATGTTATGCTAAATTCAATCAAAGTAGAATCCTGATAAGCACTCTGAATTACATGTGAATTTACTTATGCTTTCACCGTAAACAGATTGTGCCCAGGCAAAAATTCCAACATATGAAATCCACTAAGGagctataaaataagaaaggggatatttcaattaaaattttataatcaatAAAATAGCAAACTCTGTATTGCATTTGTGTTTAACTTATAGTTCTTACAACATTCAGAATGTAAGTGGCTATGTACCACTATGGCACTCTGAACCTGCTGCATCTTGTCTGATCTTGTTTGATCTCAGAATGTAAGTTATGCTTATCTCATAGAATTATCATTTCCTCAGTTCataagaacattaaaaattgCCAAAATGAGTatgaaaaatgcaagtcaaaatcgAAATACTAACAATATTTCTCTTCAGGCATCACAGTTtggtgtaattttaaatttttcttctttttccttacctccattttctatttttttttcagtccatgAGTAATATAGATATTACCAAAAATATTATTGTGACTCTTCTGGCTGTCTTTTGGCAAAGTACACACCAGCAAACAATATCCcagatgtaaaataattttaagtaattatgaAAGGCCATTTTAGCCCCTATCTTCAAGTTCCTAAAGGGTCCCAAGAAAATACCATTTGGGCAGCATTTAGAAGAATTAAATTTAACAGAGCATTTCCACAAACCCAAGTTAGATTCTCAATGTTTGAAAGCTAGCAATATTGAAATCATCCCCCTTTTTCCTTAAGCAGATTGGAGAATaagttaacttcttttttttaaaattaaaacacagttgatttacaatgttgtgccaatttctgctgtacagtaaaataagcatatatatatatatatgtatgtatatatatatgtatatgcatatatatatatgtatacacacacacacacacatatatatatatatatatatatatatatatatatgcactcccatattcatttt
The nucleotide sequence above comes from Phacochoerus africanus isolate WHEZ1 chromosome 2, ROS_Pafr_v1, whole genome shotgun sequence. Encoded proteins:
- the LOC125121106 gene encoding olfactory receptor 5AL1-like, coding for MAKGNYSTITEFILLGLTDNPELEAILSCVFLLMYLVAALGNLGLIVLIQISPQLHTPMYFFLCHLAFVDFYGTSSITPNTLVNSLREIKSVSFYACATQVCCFITFSVWELLMLSVMAYDRYLAICHPLLYVVLMPRKLCIQMVTSSYIYGFTVGLVQAVATFHMSFCDSNVINQFYCDDVPLIALACSDTRFKELMVLFIAGFNVFCSLIIVLISYVFIVFAILRIPSSVGRQKAFSTCASHLLSITIYYGTLSFMYLQPKSSHSLGKDKFASVFYSIVIPMLNPLIYSLRNQEVKNALKKIIEKVHSSHH